Proteins from a genomic interval of Nostoc sp. TCL240-02:
- the panB gene encoding 3-methyl-2-oxobutanoate hydroxymethyltransferase — protein sequence MAITTQQLIQWKQQGRSIVALTAWDYAIAQLIDAAGVDLILVGDSMAVVLGYETTLPITLDEMIYHAKSVRRGVKRALVVVDLPFLTYQESLQQAMHSAGRILKETGAQAVKLEGGYPAIAETIARLVEAGIPVMGHVGLTPQSVHQLGLRQQGKTQEASERILLEAIALEQAGVFSLVLEHIPADLAMQITQKLTIPTIGIGAGTHCDGQVLVTSDVIGLAEKHPPFAKVYTNLRETITKAVQDYAVEVRDRKFP from the coding sequence ATGGCAATCACTACCCAGCAATTAATTCAATGGAAACAACAGGGACGTTCAATTGTGGCATTGACGGCCTGGGATTATGCGATCGCTCAACTCATCGATGCAGCTGGTGTAGACTTAATCCTCGTGGGTGATTCTATGGCAGTAGTTCTAGGGTATGAAACAACACTGCCGATAACTTTGGATGAGATGATATACCACGCCAAATCTGTGCGTCGAGGGGTTAAACGTGCATTAGTGGTGGTAGATTTACCATTCTTGACGTATCAAGAAAGTCTCCAGCAAGCAATGCATTCAGCTGGGCGGATACTGAAGGAAACGGGCGCTCAAGCGGTAAAATTGGAAGGTGGTTATCCAGCAATCGCAGAAACGATTGCCCGTTTGGTAGAAGCTGGAATTCCGGTAATGGGTCATGTAGGTTTGACACCGCAATCTGTACATCAACTGGGTTTAAGACAACAAGGGAAAACTCAAGAAGCGAGTGAGAGAATTTTACTTGAAGCGATCGCTCTTGAACAAGCAGGTGTATTTTCTCTAGTTTTAGAGCATATCCCCGCAGATTTGGCAATGCAGATTACACAAAAACTTACGATTCCGACAATTGGTATCGGTGCAGGAACTCACTGCGATGGACAGGTTTTAGTTACCTCAGATGTAATTGGACTTGCCGAAAAGCATCCACCATTCGCCAAAGTTTACACCAACTTGCGGGAGACGATTACCAAAGCTGTGCAAGATTATGCTGTAGAAGTGCGCGATCGCAAATTTCCATAA
- a CDS encoding Uma2 family endonuclease: MVQQVTSETPIEVIYPESDGQPMADNTEQFAWIVKIKENLEILFASSADVFIAGDLFWYPVKGSPNIKQAPDTLVVFGRPKGKRGSYLQWDEDNIPPQVVFEILSPGNTLKEMTKKLQFYQRYGVEEYYIYDPDKNDLNGLLRSGDSFEVIEEMNGWVSPRLEIRFQLTSDPLEIFSPSGQKFLSPVEIDQLREQERQAKEAALEELEKERDRYQELLAKLKEKGIDTDNL; encoded by the coding sequence ATGGTACAACAAGTCACATCAGAAACCCCAATCGAAGTTATCTACCCAGAAAGTGACGGGCAACCAATGGCGGATAATACAGAACAATTTGCATGGATTGTCAAAATTAAAGAAAATTTAGAAATCTTATTTGCATCCTCGGCTGATGTATTTATTGCCGGAGATTTGTTTTGGTATCCAGTTAAAGGAAGCCCTAATATTAAACAAGCACCTGATACACTGGTAGTCTTTGGTAGACCAAAAGGAAAACGGGGTTCCTATTTACAGTGGGATGAAGATAATATACCCCCGCAGGTAGTATTTGAAATTCTCTCGCCAGGTAACACCCTCAAAGAAATGACCAAAAAATTGCAGTTTTACCAGCGTTACGGTGTGGAAGAATATTATATTTACGATCCTGATAAGAATGATTTAAATGGATTACTTCGTTCTGGGGATAGTTTTGAAGTCATTGAAGAAATGAATGGCTGGGTAAGTCCGCGTTTGGAAATCCGTTTTCAGCTAACATCGGATCCGCTGGAAATTTTTTCCCCTTCTGGACAAAAGTTTTTGAGTCCTGTAGAAATTGACCAGTTGCGGGAACAAGAACGTCAAGCAAAGGAAGCGGCTTTAGAAGAATTAGAAAAAGAGCGCGATCGCTATCAAGAATTGCTAGCTAAACTCAAAGAAAAGGGAATTGATACAGATAATTTGTAA
- a CDS encoding tellurite resistance TerB family protein, translated as MSLFDTVLGTENQTQAALNSAEAFAVIVLAATASDGYLSVEQANSITFVLSRMKLFTGYPHEMMNRLFDQILGILKGDGFNALFDAAKDSLSQDLRESAFAVATDFVLAEGVVAEEEKSFLNDLYQALGVSREIALQIMQVILIKNRG; from the coding sequence ATGAGTCTATTCGACACTGTGTTGGGTACAGAAAACCAAACCCAAGCAGCACTCAATTCAGCGGAAGCTTTTGCTGTTATTGTCTTGGCGGCAACAGCTTCAGACGGTTATCTTTCTGTTGAGCAAGCAAATTCTATCACTTTTGTGCTGTCTCGGATGAAACTTTTTACAGGTTATCCTCATGAGATGATGAATAGGCTGTTTGACCAAATCTTGGGTATTCTCAAGGGCGATGGTTTTAACGCTTTATTTGATGCAGCAAAGGATTCTCTATCTCAAGACTTGCGGGAATCAGCGTTTGCAGTAGCCACTGATTTCGTCTTAGCTGAAGGTGTTGTAGCTGAAGAAGAAAAAAGCTTCTTAAACGATCTATATCAAGCTTTAGGCGTTTCTCGTGAGATAGCACTACAAATCATGCAAGTAATCTTAATTAAAAACCGGGGATAG
- a CDS encoding histone deacetylase, which translates to MLPVIYSDEFLDHKTGKYHPEKPERLSAIANALKAATFADKIDWRSPTPVSEQPSLMSMLVKAHSPAYIKKLWQIASSGGGPLDGDTPVSPRSYDVALLAVSAWLDGVEAVLKSANPAFVLARPPGHHAESDAGMGFCLFSNAAIAAFFALEQPGINRVAILDWDVHHGNGTQAIVESEARIAYCSLHQYPCYPGTGRATERGFHNNVLNLPVPPGSDIAVYQPLFERQVIPFLANFQADLLIVSAGYDGNAADPLASINLQPEDYALFTNYCLGLTRKILFGLEGGYDFDTLSQSVVATIEPCLL; encoded by the coding sequence ATGCTGCCAGTCATCTATTCCGACGAATTTTTAGATCACAAGACTGGAAAATATCATCCCGAAAAACCAGAACGTTTAAGTGCGATCGCAAATGCCCTAAAAGCAGCTACATTCGCAGATAAAATTGACTGGCGATCGCCCACACCAGTATCAGAACAGCCATCACTGATGTCTATGTTGGTTAAGGCTCATAGCCCAGCTTACATCAAAAAACTTTGGCAAATTGCTTCTAGTGGCGGCGGCCCTTTGGATGGAGATACGCCAGTTTCCCCACGCAGTTATGATGTGGCATTGTTGGCAGTCAGTGCATGGCTAGATGGGGTTGAGGCTGTGTTAAAGTCGGCTAATCCAGCTTTTGTATTGGCACGTCCCCCAGGACATCATGCAGAAAGTGATGCTGGGATGGGCTTTTGCCTATTTTCTAATGCTGCGATCGCCGCTTTCTTTGCCCTCGAACAACCCGGAATTAACCGCGTCGCCATTCTCGATTGGGATGTGCATCACGGTAATGGTACTCAGGCGATCGTCGAAAGTGAAGCACGTATCGCCTACTGTTCCCTACATCAATATCCATGTTATCCCGGTACTGGGAGAGCCACAGAACGCGGCTTTCATAATAATGTATTAAATTTACCAGTACCTCCTGGTAGTGATATTGCAGTATATCAGCCACTATTTGAAAGACAAGTCATACCGTTTTTAGCCAACTTTCAAGCGGATTTGCTGATTGTAAGTGCTGGTTATGATGGCAATGCCGCAGATCCTCTAGCAAGTATCAATTTGCAGCCAGAAGACTATGCTTTATTCACTAATTATTGTCTAGGGTTAACTCGTAAAATTCTGTTTGGCTTAGAAGGTGGTTACGATTTTGATACTCTTTCTCAATCAGTTGTAGCGACAATTGAACCCTGTCTACTTTAA
- the trmFO gene encoding FADH(2)-oxidizing methylenetetrahydrofolate--tRNA-(uracil(54)-C(5))-methyltransferase TrmFO has product MEQQPIQVIGGGLAGTEAAWQIAQAGVSVILHEMRPKRFSPAHHTEHLAELVCSNSFGAMASDRAAGLLHEELRQLGSIVISKADEHAVPAGGALAVDRGQFGQDLTQALASHPLIEFRRGEVSAIPEGIVVLATGPLTSPDLAEDLQRFTGMEYLSFFDAASPIIVGESINRDVAFMASRYDKGEAAYLNCPMNKEQYLHFREELCKAEQTELKGFERETAKFFEACLPIEELAQRGEDTMRYGPLKPVGLSDTRTGERPYAVVQLRQEDKAGQLWNMVGFQTNLRWGEQKRIFQLIPSLEKAEFVRLGVMHRNTFINAPQLMHPTLQFKERPTLLAAGQLIGTEGYTAAAAGGCLAGINAARLALGKELLVLPPTTMMGALLEFISSASPKHFQPMPPNFGIFPDLGMKIKSKPERYGRYRDRSLTDLANWKANQN; this is encoded by the coding sequence ATGGAACAACAACCGATACAAGTAATTGGAGGTGGACTAGCTGGAACTGAAGCTGCTTGGCAAATAGCCCAAGCTGGCGTATCGGTAATTCTCCATGAGATGCGTCCAAAACGCTTCAGCCCTGCTCATCATACAGAACATTTGGCAGAATTAGTCTGTAGTAATTCCTTTGGGGCAATGGCAAGCGATCGCGCGGCGGGATTATTGCACGAAGAATTACGTCAACTAGGTTCTATCGTCATTTCCAAAGCTGATGAACACGCCGTACCTGCTGGTGGGGCGCTAGCCGTCGATAGGGGACAATTTGGCCAAGACTTGACTCAAGCTTTAGCCAGCCATCCTTTAATTGAATTTCGCCGGGGTGAAGTATCTGCCATTCCCGAAGGAATTGTAGTTTTGGCAACCGGGCCTTTAACGAGTCCCGATTTAGCCGAAGATTTGCAACGCTTTACGGGGATGGAATACCTCAGCTTTTTCGATGCCGCTAGTCCGATTATTGTCGGAGAATCGATTAACCGTGACGTTGCTTTTATGGCCTCACGTTATGACAAAGGTGAAGCCGCCTATCTCAACTGCCCAATGAATAAAGAGCAGTATTTGCACTTTAGAGAAGAACTTTGCAAAGCGGAACAAACAGAACTTAAGGGTTTTGAACGCGAGACGGCAAAATTTTTTGAAGCGTGTTTACCCATAGAAGAACTCGCACAGCGTGGGGAAGATACCATGCGCTACGGCCCCTTAAAGCCAGTAGGATTGTCAGATACTCGCACCGGAGAACGTCCTTATGCTGTGGTGCAGTTGCGACAAGAAGATAAAGCCGGTCAACTGTGGAATATGGTAGGATTTCAAACTAATCTGCGTTGGGGTGAGCAAAAACGCATATTTCAGCTAATTCCCAGTTTGGAAAAGGCGGAGTTTGTGCGGTTAGGAGTGATGCACCGCAACACTTTTATTAATGCCCCTCAGTTAATGCATCCTACTCTGCAATTTAAAGAACGTCCGACATTGTTAGCTGCTGGACAATTGATTGGTACTGAAGGCTACACTGCTGCGGCTGCGGGTGGGTGCTTGGCGGGAATTAATGCAGCAAGATTAGCTTTGGGTAAAGAACTTTTAGTTTTGCCACCAACAACAATGATGGGTGCGTTACTGGAATTTATTAGTTCCGCTTCGCCGAAGCATTTCCAACCAATGCCGCCCAATTTTGGGATTTTTCCTGATTTAGGAATGAAAATCAAAAGTAAACCGGAGCGTTATGGACGTTACCGCGATCGCTCTTTAACCGATCTAGCAAACTGGAAAGCTAATCAGAATTAA
- a CDS encoding ISKra4 family transposase (programmed frameshift) has protein sequence MTPEQKQALQKHIQAIAKILYEDTSKEKLTNLAAIEEAVRSQMQKHVMPEVGGFFIETITGTTAGYQRRLKSILGELAITSKQAIELEVAPSTQLSPYLETCCLRVSANVSYEDAASDIKYFTGIEVSHSSQQRLVHRQNFELPTPEQTIEELSVDGGNIRVRTPKGQICAWLGYKAISLHHLGILGTSFQNNQIVIDWVNDQPLASPLTCIGDGHDGIWNIIDQLAPDAQRREILDWFHLIENLHKVGGSQKRLKQAQNLLWKGQVEATIALFTDCKGKQVQNFCRYLDKHRNRIINYEYYQAEEICSIGSGSVESAVKQVDRRTKISGAQWKRENVPQVLAHRCAYLNGLLSV, from the exons ATGACCCCAGAACAAAAGCAAGCTCTTCAAAAACATATTCAGGCGATTGCTAAAATATTGTATGAAGATACGTCAAAAGAAAAGCTCACAAATCTTGCAGCAATTGAAGAAGCAGTGCGGAGTCAAATGCAGAAGCATGTTATGCCAGAAGTAGGGG GTTTTTTTATCGAAACGATTACAGGGACAACCGCAGGATACCAACGACGGCTCAAAAGCATTCTTGGAGAGTTAGCAATAACGAGCAAACAAGCCATTGAATTAGAAGTCGCACCAAGTACTCAACTGAGTCCATATCTAGAAACTTGTTGTTTGAGGGTAAGTGCGAATGTCAGCTATGAAGATGCGGCATCAGACATCAAGTATTTTACGGGCATAGAGGTTTCTCACAGCAGTCAACAGAGATTAGTGCATCGCCAGAATTTTGAGTTGCCAACACCAGAACAGACAATTGAAGAATTAAGCGTCGATGGTGGAAACATCCGTGTCCGAACTCCTAAAGGTCAAATATGTGCATGGCTTGGCTATAAAGCAATTAGCTTACATCATCTCGGAATCTTGGGAACTTCATTTCAGAATAATCAGATTGTGATTGATTGGGTTAATGACCAACCACTGGCTAGCCCACTCACTTGTATTGGTGATGGACATGACGGCATTTGGAATATAATTGACCAATTAGCACCTGATGCACAACGTCGAGAAATACTTGATTGGTTCCATTTAATAGAAAACCTCCACAAAGTTGGGGGTTCACAAAAACGCTTGAAACAAGCACAAAATCTACTATGGAAAGGCCAAGTTGAGGCTACTATTGCCTTATTTACAGATTGTAAAGGCAAACAAGTACAAAACTTTTGCCGTTATCTTGATAAGCATCGCAATCGCATTATCAACTACGAATATTATCAAGCTGAAGAAATTTGTTCAATTGGTTCAGGTTCAGTTGAATCTGCCGTTAAACAGGTTGACCGTCGAACAAAAATTTCCGGGGCACAATGGAAACGAGAAAATGTGCCTCAAGTCCTAGCCCATCGCTGTGCTTACCTCAATGGATTATTGTCAGTTTGA
- the murF gene encoding UDP-N-acetylmuramoyl-tripeptide--D-alanyl-D-alanine ligase, with the protein MRCSATLSQLVEVLLASPINLSETALTQVSCGIQTDSRTLKLGEVFVALRGDKFDGHKFVPTAIAKGAIAAIVDFEYENPGLPVLQVKDTLKAYQQIGRWWRDRFNIPVIGVTGSVGKTTTKELIAAVLGTKGRVHKTYGNYNNEIGVPKTLLELGAENDYAVIEMAMRGRGQIAELTQIARPTIGVITNVGTAHIELLGSEEAIAEAKCELLVEMAADSVAILNHDNLLLMATAAKFWHGEVLTYGFSGGDIQGELIDNETVEVAGIQLPLPLPGRHNAINFLAALAVAKVLGIDWATLKAGVEVDMPTGRSQRFTLPNDVIILDETYNAAPEAMIASLQLLADTPGKRKIAVLGAMKELGERSQQLHQRVGETVRKLNLDGLLVLVDGEDAEAMAQSAEGIPSECFATHADLVARLKTFVQTGDRLLFKAAHSVGLDRVVNQLRAEFTQ; encoded by the coding sequence ATGCGTTGTTCTGCCACCCTATCCCAACTGGTTGAAGTTCTTTTGGCCAGTCCGATAAACTTATCTGAAACTGCTTTAACACAAGTAAGTTGCGGTATACAAACAGATAGCCGTACCTTGAAGCTAGGTGAAGTATTTGTCGCTTTGCGAGGCGATAAATTTGATGGACATAAATTTGTGCCAACTGCGATCGCAAAGGGTGCAATAGCTGCAATTGTAGATTTTGAATACGAAAATCCCGGTTTACCAGTATTGCAGGTAAAAGACACCCTCAAGGCATATCAACAAATTGGCAGATGGTGGCGCGATCGCTTTAATATTCCTGTAATTGGTGTAACTGGTTCCGTGGGTAAAACTACAACCAAAGAATTGATCGCCGCAGTTTTAGGAACAAAGGGACGAGTTCACAAAACTTATGGAAATTACAACAACGAAATTGGTGTTCCGAAAACTCTCCTAGAACTTGGCGCAGAAAATGACTACGCTGTGATTGAAATGGCGATGCGGGGTAGGGGACAAATTGCCGAACTTACACAAATAGCGCGTCCAACAATTGGAGTAATTACCAATGTAGGGACGGCACATATTGAGTTACTGGGTTCCGAAGAAGCGATCGCTGAGGCAAAATGTGAGTTGTTAGTTGAAATGGCTGCTGATAGTGTGGCAATTCTCAATCACGATAATCTTTTATTAATGGCCACGGCGGCAAAATTTTGGCACGGAGAAGTTTTAACCTACGGCTTTTCTGGTGGGGATATTCAAGGGGAGTTAATTGATAACGAGACTGTGGAAGTTGCCGGAATCCAACTACCTCTACCGCTACCCGGCCGTCACAATGCGATTAATTTTTTAGCAGCTTTAGCGGTGGCAAAAGTGTTGGGGATTGATTGGGCAACCCTTAAAGCAGGTGTAGAAGTAGATATGCCCACAGGACGATCGCAGCGATTTACCTTACCCAATGATGTGATAATCTTAGATGAAACTTATAATGCTGCACCAGAAGCGATGATTGCATCGTTGCAGTTATTAGCAGACACACCCGGAAAGCGGAAGATTGCCGTATTGGGTGCAATGAAAGAATTAGGAGAGCGATCGCAGCAGTTGCACCAGCGAGTGGGAGAAACAGTGCGAAAGTTGAATTTAGACGGTTTGTTGGTTTTGGTAGATGGAGAAGATGCCGAAGCGATGGCTCAAAGTGCCGAAGGTATCCCATCGGAGTGTTTTGCAACTCATGCCGATTTGGTGGCTAGGTTGAAGACATTTGTGCAAACAGGCGATCGTTTATTGTTCAAAGCCGCTCATTCTGTGGGATTAGATCGGGTTGTCAATCAGTTACGTGCAGAATTTACTCAATGA
- a CDS encoding fasciclin domain-containing protein, translating into MADIVDIAVTAESFKTLVAAVQAAGLVETLKSPGPFTVFAPNDDAFAKLPAGTIQTLLQNIPQLTRILKYHVVPGKLLKADLAELGTVNSVEGSPIKIHSSDGFEVKNATVLAADIEADNGVVHVIDTVILPG; encoded by the coding sequence ATGGCTGATATTGTTGATATTGCAGTTACGGCTGAGTCTTTCAAAACACTAGTAGCGGCTGTACAAGCTGCTGGTTTAGTAGAAACATTGAAAAGTCCTGGCCCGTTCACTGTGTTTGCACCCAATGACGATGCTTTTGCCAAATTACCAGCCGGAACTATCCAAACTCTGTTGCAGAATATTCCCCAGCTAACGCGGATTTTAAAGTATCATGTCGTTCCCGGAAAGCTGCTAAAGGCTGATTTGGCAGAACTCGGCACGGTTAATTCTGTGGAAGGTTCACCTATTAAAATTCATTCTTCAGATGGTTTTGAAGTTAAAAATGCCACAGTTTTAGCAGCAGATATCGAAGCTGATAATGGCGTGGTACACGTTATCGATACCGTGATTTTACCGGGTTAA
- a CDS encoding EAL domain-containing protein, which yields MLGNEREKIRHLLVIKDLQGRRTVPLLETTYSLGRHPANTIVLVSRSVSMQHAILLRVTVPETDQYGFQIIDGNFKGKGSTNGLFINGTKSFSHNLRNGDTIDFGSHQAQAKYYAISNISEEAFSESFDVEDLSGFLSEQASPANPFQTLAIDPSLEAASESALARLASFPELIPNPIVEMDFEGIVTYINPAATLKFPKLREVGTEHPILAGLLSTVKNLEKNSFVREVEVDTEVFEQSVLYLPQSDLIRTFIIRDITEQKQATAELRQRDRLLQAVAEAANYLLGEMNYETGIERALAILGEAAKADRAYLFQNHPHPATGEIAVSLRFEWTQSLIESTHQHWQNQVYQGSGLARWYTVLCSGQSISGLTQKFPVVEQEFLIRDGIQSLLLVPLRLENECWGYLGLADCTFERHWSKHEESTLLTMAASIIGARQRQQVEEKIRYQALHDMLTGLPNRLLFNELLNKTLPNATRNGESLAVIFLDLDRFKVINDTLGHTLGDQLLKNVAQRLQDLLRGGDTIARWGGDEFTILLPRVTDIEEVTQVAYRILQTLEDPFYLQGHELYVTASLGIALLDKNSPDAETLIQHADAALYYAKDKGRNNYQFYSVSLSAKNPELLTLEKSLRYALEREEFTVFYQPRVNIATGEITGMEALLRWQHPEMGLVAPSVFIPLAEESGLIIAIGEWVLRTACMQNKTWQDSGLPPITMAVNLSLKQFRQPKLVEIITTVLEQTGLDAHFLELEIMETTAIEDLGFTRTVLEELKQMGVNISIDDFGTGHSSLSRLQLLPLHNLKIDQSFMRDLQPDSKVAHIIQAIVTLGHSLGLKLTAEGVETEEQLEFLKSISCEEVQGYFFYRPLPEQKATEILESKRPTI from the coding sequence ATGCTAGGAAATGAGCGGGAAAAAATACGCCATCTGTTGGTCATCAAAGACCTGCAAGGGCGGAGAACTGTCCCCCTGCTAGAGACTACTTATTCTCTGGGGCGGCATCCTGCAAACACCATTGTCTTGGTTTCCCGGTCAGTATCAATGCAACACGCAATTTTGTTGCGAGTAACTGTTCCAGAGACTGACCAATATGGCTTCCAGATTATTGATGGCAACTTCAAGGGGAAAGGAAGTACTAATGGCTTATTTATAAATGGTACTAAATCCTTTTCTCATAATCTTAGAAATGGAGATACCATTGACTTTGGTAGTCATCAAGCTCAGGCTAAATATTATGCTATCTCCAACATTTCAGAAGAAGCATTTTCTGAATCTTTTGATGTTGAAGATTTATCTGGTTTTCTATCAGAGCAAGCCAGTCCTGCCAATCCTTTTCAAACCCTAGCTATCGATCCCAGCTTGGAAGCAGCTAGTGAGTCTGCCTTAGCTCGCCTAGCATCTTTCCCTGAACTTATCCCCAATCCAATTGTTGAAATGGATTTTGAGGGAATAGTGACTTACATCAATCCTGCTGCTACTCTCAAGTTTCCCAAACTCAGGGAAGTTGGGACAGAGCATCCAATATTAGCAGGACTTTTGAGTACAGTTAAGAATTTAGAAAAAAATTCTTTTGTGCGGGAGGTGGAAGTAGATACAGAAGTTTTTGAACAATCCGTTCTCTACCTTCCTCAAAGTGATTTAATTAGAACTTTTATTATTAGGGATATTACAGAGCAGAAACAAGCTACAGCCGAATTGCGTCAGCGCGATCGCTTGCTGCAAGCAGTTGCAGAAGCCGCTAATTATTTGCTGGGGGAAATGAATTACGAAACTGGTATTGAGCGGGCTTTAGCTATACTGGGCGAAGCTGCCAAAGCAGATCGTGCTTATCTTTTTCAGAACCATCCCCATCCTGCTACAGGGGAAATAGCAGTCAGTTTGCGGTTTGAATGGACGCAATCTTTAATTGAATCTACCCACCAGCATTGGCAAAATCAGGTTTATCAAGGTTCTGGATTAGCCCGTTGGTATACTGTTCTTTGTAGCGGCCAGTCAATTAGTGGACTCACCCAAAAATTTCCTGTGGTCGAACAAGAATTCCTCATTAGAGATGGCATTCAATCCCTTCTTTTGGTGCCTCTCCGCTTGGAAAATGAGTGCTGGGGCTATCTTGGCTTGGCAGACTGCACCTTTGAGCGTCATTGGTCAAAGCACGAAGAATCCACACTTTTAACAATGGCCGCTAGTATCATTGGTGCCCGGCAACGTCAGCAAGTAGAAGAAAAGATTCGCTATCAAGCCCTCCATGACATGCTGACAGGGTTGCCCAATCGCCTACTATTTAACGAACTGCTTAATAAAACTCTGCCCAATGCCACTCGGAATGGCGAAAGTTTAGCTGTGATCTTCCTCGACCTGGATCGCTTCAAGGTAATTAATGACACTCTGGGGCATACTTTGGGAGACCAATTGTTAAAAAACGTCGCTCAAAGACTACAAGATTTACTCAGAGGGGGAGACACTATAGCCCGTTGGGGAGGCGATGAGTTTACTATCTTACTTCCACGAGTCACTGATATTGAAGAAGTAACGCAAGTGGCGTACAGAATTTTACAAACCTTAGAAGATCCTTTTTATCTCCAAGGGCATGAACTTTATGTGACTGCTAGCCTTGGTATTGCGTTGCTTGATAAGAACAGTCCTGATGCTGAAACACTAATCCAGCACGCAGATGCCGCTTTATACTACGCCAAAGACAAAGGGCGAAATAACTACCAATTCTATAGTGTTTCTCTGAGCGCCAAGAATCCTGAACTTCTAACTTTAGAAAAAAGTTTGCGCTATGCCCTAGAACGTGAAGAATTTACGGTGTTTTATCAGCCTCGTGTGAACATTGCCACAGGAGAAATTACTGGTATGGAGGCTCTGTTGCGTTGGCAGCACCCAGAAATGGGATTGGTTGCACCTAGTGTCTTCATTCCTCTCGCCGAAGAAAGCGGATTAATTATCGCCATCGGCGAATGGGTGCTACGGACAGCCTGTATGCAAAATAAAACCTGGCAAGATTCAGGATTGCCACCTATAACTATGGCTGTCAATCTTTCTCTGAAGCAGTTCCGCCAACCCAAATTGGTGGAGATTATAACCACAGTTTTAGAGCAAACGGGTCTAGATGCCCACTTTTTAGAATTAGAAATTATGGAAACCACAGCTATTGAGGACTTGGGTTTTACCAGAACGGTGTTAGAGGAGCTAAAGCAGATGGGTGTTAACATCTCCATTGATGACTTTGGTACGGGTCACTCCTCGCTCTCGCGCCTACAGCTTTTGCCACTCCACAATCTCAAAATAGATCAGTCTTTCATGAGAGATTTGCAGCCGGATTCCAAAGTAGCTCATATTATCCAGGCCATAGTTACCTTGGGACACAGCTTGGGATTGAAGTTGACAGCCGAAGGGGTGGAAACAGAAGAGCAATTGGAGTTCTTGAAATCTATCAGCTGTGAGGAGGTACAGGGCTATTTCTTCTATCGCCCACTTCCTGAACAGAAAGCGACAGAAATCCTCGAAAGTAAACGACCGACGATCTAG